A part of Methanobacterium bryantii genomic DNA contains:
- a CDS encoding MTH865 family protein produces the protein MSVKEDIRSQIIGALAGANFPINTPEELFAALPNGPDTTCKSGDVELKASDAGEVLTADDFPFKSAEDVAKAIVEGAGL, from the coding sequence ATGAGCGTAAAAGAAGACATAAGAAGCCAGATAATTGGGGCACTTGCCGGTGCAAATTTCCCTATAAATACCCCTGAAGAACTTTTCGCGGCACTTCCAAACGGCCCAGACACAACCTGCAAATCTGGAGATGTAGAGTTAAAAGCATCAGACGCTGGTGAAGTACTCACAGCCGATGACTTCCCATTTAAAAGCGCAGAAGATGTTGCAAAAGCCATAGTTGAAGGAGCAGGGTTGTAA
- a CDS encoding ubiquitin family protein, translating into MKIEVSDWMNGNEEIEIDVETISGKDLLERLGISVFEATITKNSVIVRESEILTSSDNVKILKMIHGG; encoded by the coding sequence ATGAAAATAGAAGTCTCAGACTGGATGAATGGTAATGAAGAAATTGAAATTGATGTTGAAACGATATCTGGTAAAGACCTGCTGGAACGCTTGGGGATATCTGTATTTGAAGCTACCATTACAAAAAACAGTGTTATTGTCCGTGAAAGCGAAATATTAACTAGCAGTGATAACGTGAAGATATTGAAGATGATTCACGGCGGTTAG